CGAATCCAGCGTGAAACAGTGGCAAAATTGCGGTGCCCCTACTCGTCGTTATCTCCCGACGTGAATAGAATTGGGAATTTCGGGGAGCGAGTGAGAAAGACCAGCACCCTGGTCGACGAACGTGTGTACGGTGGGGCCCAGCACCGCTGTCTCTTCAGGATGTTTGTTCAATGCGACGGTTCGCTCCGACAGAGAACACCTGGCGACACATGATGACTCGCTATTAAGAGcttctccagccgcgcccccaacaggccctccccaggtgattttttcgcgccggcgcctaAAAATCGGTCCAGTCGCCCCCAGGAGCCTGTTTttgccggtttgggccgaaactggcgccggcggactcaggccgaacccggcacgctggggggCCCCGGGAGCCTGTTTTTagccggtttgggccgaaactaGCGCCGGTGGACCCAGGTCGAACCTGGCACGCTGGGGGCGCACAGGGGCGCCGGGGCAAGCGATTTTGGCGCGAACGAACTGCGGGCCTGCCGAGTCAGTGACACTCGCCTCATCATCCTCacaacgcctcggtttcccgcagggaatcaatgccaaggttgtcgccggtcagccttccattgattcctcacgggcggcgtggTGATGCcccccctcccgccacgcgtacacacgacgCCCGGCCGCTATAAAAGCAACACCTccccctcgcctctggccacacccgcCCACACACCGCCGTGCTCTGCCTCTCCGACGAGCTCTGCCTCTCTCTCCCCGTGCGCAGCCACCGCCGacgttcctcccctctctcccccagCCCAGCCGTGACGATGTGCGAGCGATTccccggcgatggggcggcggccaacggcttcggccgccgctcactGCACGAGTGGGAAGCGCACTTGctgttcgaggccaacatcccggtGCCTCCCGACATGCGCGCAGGGCtgggggtggaggctcagcgccggtggCGTCCCCACCCTCCTGCTGCCCGACGTCAACGCGCGCGCCGACTACTTCGTCGACAAGGTCGACCGCGTGCGGGCGTCGCTGACGGAGGAGCAGCAGGCCCTCtcgcagtacgccgccgacaaccatgaGGCGTGGGCGACGTACTTCCAGCACCGGCAGGTGCAGCGGTTGgcctccaccaacggggcgccggtggtgcgGGGCaccaagaacagcgaggggcgccgcctgtggtggggcgcccccggctGCTCGCTTCACGCCGTTCTccagcacctcgagggcggcaacgacccgccgttgacGTACCCTGTCGCCCCGGCCCGGAGCGACGACCAATGGATGCCGAGGAGGAcggcgtcctcttcttcctcctcctcccgctcctcctcctccgggtcGCCGACGTTGttcagcgtcaaggccgagcccgcggagactccgctcggccggcgcacccgcagcgccAACATCGTAATCAACGAGGGCGGACGCGCCTCTTCTTCGACTCCTCCccgcttcgtcaagccgaagacagAGCCAGGGCTCGCCGCCGCCATGAAGACGGAGCCCGGGCTCGCCTCCATGAAGAAGGAGGCAGGCCTCACCGCCGTGAAGGCGGAGCCGGGGCTCTCCGACGAGGAGGCCTTGAAGTGGGCGCGTGAAGACTGGGCGCGGACGGAGCTAGAGCACCAGTGTCGCGCCCTAGAGCAGTTCGCCGCTCGGCGCCGTggccgcgacgagggaggcgtcgtcgttctcgatgacgacagcgacgacgacgcgccgccaccggtccgccagGACGACCCCGGGCTGGGGTCCAGCAGGGCGGCCGcgtgaaggaggagaaggacgacgaggaCAACGGCGATGGCGACGACTTCGCCGCGCTCAGCTCGTTCTTCGGCCTGTAGTTGCGGCCCTTTTTTAAGTATTTCACTTTGCTATGTAGAAAACTATTTAGGTAGCCTAAGTAATGTTATGTTCACCGAATTTTAGCTTAATCTTTGTTCCGTTTGTCAAATTTTAGCCGAtttcctttttaaaaaaaaaacaccTTCTGGGGGCGACCCTGGAGCCGGCGGTTGGGAATCCGAAAACCCCCACACTAATTTTTAGCGCTGgttcgcccccaggcggcgatcTTACGCGCCCTGTGCCAAAGGCTGGAGATGCAGATCCAACGGTCATCGCAGGTGTATGCTCCGGATGTCTAAAAAAAGTTCAGCTGCACTTTTTATAATTTAGGTTTTTCTTTTGCCTTTATTTGTCAGGCAGAGCTGCAGACTGCAGTCCACAGTACCCGCTGCCCATGTGCCAGGACAGAAGTCTACAGTAGCCAACAGCCcaacacatccatccatccaccggCCGTCATGCCGCTCCGGCGCCTCCTGGACCTCTCCGCCACCGTCTCCGACCTGCTCCGCCGCTccctctccaccgccgccgccccctcgcacCCACCATGGGCGATCGTCGACTACACGTCCATGGTGGACCGCTCCTCGTCGGCCCCGGGCGCGTGCTTCCACCCCGTCGCGCCCCCGGGCATCTCCCACGTCACGGCCCCGGCGCACCTCGTCAGCCCCAGGGCGCGCCCCGCCCCCGACACCAACGTCGtccaggtcctcttcggcaacgtCGGCGCCGCCAGCGGcgacggccacctcctcctcaGCTACCACGACCTCCGGGCGGAGGGCCCCTGCACCACCTGGGACCTGTCCGCGCCCCCGGAAATCCAGCGCTTCGTCTGCAACCCCCTCACCGGCCAGATGCTCCGCCTGCCGGACATTGGCGGCTCCCGGAGGACCCTCGTCTTCCACCACATGGGCCTCCTCACCCAGGCCGACGGCTGGCTCGGGCGCGGGCCGCCCCACAGATTCGCcgtcgccgagcttgccttccatggCGCCGGCCTCGAGCGGTTTCTCTCGGAGAAAGGGGAGTGGGAGACGGTGATGGGCGTGCCGTGCGGGCCGCCGCCCCCGCGCGGGATGGAGGTCAACCAGGAGACGGTTGCCTTCGGCGGCCGCCTGTGGTGGGTCGACCTCACCTTGGGCGCCGTCTCCGTCGACCCCTTCGCCGACCGGCCGGAGATCCGCTTCGTCGAGCTGCCCAGCGGCAGCGTGCTGCCTGCGCGTGCTCGTACGGAAGAGGATGGAGATCTCAGGAAGGTCGATGACCGGGGGCTCTTCTTGCGGGAGGTGGCCAAGCACCGGCGCATTGGCGTGAGCAAGGGGCGGCTGCGCTACGCCGAGGTCTCTCCTCACGACCCGTTCCTGCTCAGCTCCTTTGCGCTcgacggcgacgagggcggcggctggacgctggAGCACCAGGTGGAGCTCAGACAGGTGTTGGCGGACGGAGGCTACCCGTGGCAGGAGAACTCGGCGCAGGCGGCGCCGCAGATCGTCGTCCTTGACCCGCTGAACGCCAACGCCATCTACCTCAAGGTCGGCGAGCACGTCGTCGTGGTGGACATGCACAACGGCAAGGTGATAGGGGCCTCTCCGCTTCAGGACGAGTACTCTCTTGTGCCGTGCGTGCTCCCGCCATGGCTTGCATCGAGCACGATCCCTACGGCAGGTAATCTAAATCAGTCACCTTCTTGTTCCAAGTTCTAATTAACTGCCAGAAATTCTTCAAAAAGAGCTCTTTAAGAttggaaacaaacaaacaaacaaatcactTGCTGGTGCATTGCTTGAACTGAATTTTGTGGGAACAAACAAATGGATGAATTTTGTGACTGGAAACAATTTTGCGGCGCGTATCATATATACATGGTGGTGACGCATTGATTGTTGCTAGAACTGATCATTGCCGTGAAAAAAGAGAGAATTGGATCTCTGCTACTAAGATTTCAGACATAAATACAATCAAAGACTAGGACTGGTGCTATTGATCTGGTCAGACACTCAGACCACCTTGCTGTAGTGTACTTCGCAGTTTGTTAGTGTACAAGCGTGATGTATGTTTGCTAGTCAGACACTCGGACCACCTTGCTGGAAGAAGATGTAGCATTCATGCAAGCTCTGTATGTTTGTTAGTGTATAAGTGTGTTCTGTGTTAGACAGTGGCATTCATGCAAGCGCGTTCACGTCATGTTCTGTTCTGCAATGCATGCTCTTTTATTTCTCCAATCGTGTCTATTCGCACAAGTACTTTGTTCACAGCAACACATATTTTATACCGCTACAAATTGTTCCGGGTTAGCTTTGTGTCTGATATTCAAGTTACTGTAACCTGACCGAGGAAACAATTCTTTCAGGCAAGAAGGATGGCATGGAACCGACAGATGATCCGGTTAATTTGTCTTAGATATGATCAATGGGTATGCATTAATCTACCAGCCAGCTTATGTATCTCTGGGTACTTCTCTTATGCAATGCTTCTATGTAGATCATCCACTATTAGTCATTCATGTGCATTGTCAGGACTCATgatgttttattttttttccttgtcATAGTGATGATCACTCTTGTTCTTTTTCATGAAATTTAATAAATTTTGATGAAGTCTAAAACTGAAGCTTGTTATTTCCATTTCCGAACAAATGTTAATGATGTAATTTGGTGCTAAAGTAAACATTTTGTCCGGATGATAAGTTACTTTCCTTTTAGCTTTTGTAGATCATCTAGTATTGGTCATCCATTCACATTGTCGGGGCTCATGACGCTTTATTTTTTTCCTTGTCACAATGATGACCGCTCTTTCCATACTTTGTACTTGTAAATATGATTTATTATGAAGattaccgtagaacaattgttctacagtTTGCGGTTTAAAAAAAAAGGCCGCTCTTTCCTTTTTCGTGAAATATAATTGCAATAACCTAATACTGAAGTTCGTTATTTCTATTTCCCAACAAATGATAATGATGT
This window of the Triticum aestivum cultivar Chinese Spring chromosome 5D, IWGSC CS RefSeq v2.1, whole genome shotgun sequence genome carries:
- the LOC123119364 gene encoding uncharacterized protein, yielding MPLRRLLDLSATVSDLLRRSLSTAAAPSHPPWAIVDYTSMVDRSSSAPGACFHPVAPPGISHVTAPAHLVSPRARPAPDTNVVQVLFGNVGAASGDGHLLLSYHDLRAEGPCTTWDLSAPPEIQRFVCNPLTGQMLRLPDIGGSRRTLVFHHMGLLTQADGWLGRGPPHRFAVAELAFHGAGLERFLSEKGEWETVMGVPCGPPPPRGMEVNQETVAFGGRLWWVDLTLGAVSVDPFADRPEIRFVELPSGSVLPARARTEEDGDLRKVDDRGLFLREVAKHRRIGVSKGRLRYAEVSPHDPFLLSSFALDGDEGGGWTLEHQVELRQVLADGGYPWQENSAQAAPQIVVLDPLNANAIYLKVGEHVVVVDMHNGKVIGASPLQDEYSLVPCVLPPWLASSTIPTAGKKDGMEPTDDPVNLS